In Polynucleobacter ibericus, a genomic segment contains:
- a CDS encoding NAD(P)/FAD-dependent oxidoreductase, with the protein MSKKRIAIIGAGISGLGCAYALRQHPEFEITLYEAGNHIGGHSNTVDFSCNIDGKEITHGVDTGFLVFNRKTYPRLVRLFEEIKAPVAPSEMSFSVSIDASGKSGSNKKIEWAGNDINSFFGQRSNLLSPSFWRMAYDILRFNRLATELAHQQIEAGHLYKEPDEKIADFLTRHRFSQSFKENYFLPMIGAIWSCSVEQMLEFPIQTMVRFCHNHGLLQIQNRPQWLTIQGGSREYVKRIVAALEKYQVTIKRECVLRVNANHSGEHAEVISQNGSAYFDEVIMACHSDQTLDLVHGIDQQARNILAAVPYQKNRAILHTDIRFLPEAKRCWAAWNYTAKSGDKPNAKQHVSVNYLINRLQPLPDQLQDTQIIVSLNPSEEPDPKLVHQEIHYSHPVFDMSAIQAQKELPLIQGTSSIWYCGAWTGFGFHEDGLRSGELVAEALIESIRQPIKTKQDV; encoded by the coding sequence GTGAGTAAAAAACGAATTGCCATTATTGGCGCAGGTATTTCCGGATTAGGCTGCGCCTACGCCTTAAGACAGCATCCTGAATTTGAAATTACCTTATACGAAGCTGGCAATCATATTGGTGGTCATAGCAATACAGTCGACTTCTCTTGCAACATTGATGGCAAAGAAATCACCCACGGCGTAGACACTGGCTTCCTAGTCTTTAATCGCAAGACTTATCCAAGACTTGTGCGACTATTTGAAGAAATTAAAGCGCCTGTAGCGCCTTCGGAAATGTCTTTTTCCGTCTCAATTGACGCCTCCGGAAAATCTGGATCAAACAAAAAAATTGAGTGGGCGGGCAATGACATTAATTCCTTTTTTGGTCAACGATCCAATCTCCTTTCTCCATCCTTTTGGAGAATGGCCTACGATATCTTGCGCTTTAATCGCCTAGCAACTGAATTAGCACATCAGCAAATTGAAGCTGGTCATTTATACAAAGAACCTGATGAAAAAATTGCGGATTTTTTAACACGCCATCGCTTCAGTCAAAGTTTTAAAGAAAATTATTTTCTCCCAATGATTGGGGCTATTTGGTCATGCTCAGTTGAGCAAATGCTTGAGTTTCCGATTCAGACTATGGTGCGCTTCTGCCATAACCACGGTCTTCTACAGATTCAAAATCGCCCCCAATGGTTAACCATCCAAGGCGGATCACGCGAGTATGTCAAACGGATCGTGGCGGCGCTTGAAAAATATCAGGTGACTATTAAACGCGAATGCGTCCTGCGCGTGAATGCCAATCACAGCGGCGAACATGCTGAAGTAATCAGTCAGAATGGTTCAGCTTATTTTGATGAGGTCATCATGGCTTGTCACAGCGACCAAACCTTGGATTTGGTCCATGGTATTGATCAACAAGCACGAAATATTCTTGCAGCAGTTCCTTACCAAAAGAATCGGGCAATATTACATACTGATATCCGTTTCCTTCCAGAAGCAAAACGCTGCTGGGCCGCATGGAACTACACCGCCAAATCTGGCGACAAGCCAAACGCCAAACAACATGTCAGCGTTAATTATTTAATTAATCGCCTGCAGCCATTGCCGGACCAACTTCAAGATACACAAATTATTGTTAGCCTAAACCCCTCCGAGGAGCCTGATCCAAAACTGGTGCATCAAGAGATCCATTATTCACATCCAGTATTTGATATGAGCGCAATACAAGCCCAGAAAGAGTTACCCTTAATTCAAGGGACTTCATCTATTTGGTATTGCGGTGCATGGACTGGCTTTGGATTCCATGAGGATGGCTTGCGCTCCGGCGAATTAGTAGCTGAGGCTTTAATTGAAAGCATTCGCCAACCCATCAAAACCAAACAAGATGTGTAG
- a CDS encoding DUF1365 domain-containing protein, producing the protein MSDAKINFGVVKHQRLRPAKNAFGYGVFTVSIPMRARSVNPDLLHHHGLSDNRWGLCAFFDKDHGLGEPNSLAWIERILAENHIHNIDGEIWLQTFPRVLGYVFNPVSFWICTRANGKVQAVLAEVNNTFGERHCYLLYKDSGEALRSGETLTSKKVFHVSPFCEVRGDYHFRFLFPQDSSSGKNSVCRIELHEDGEPLINTSISGTSRPLSKANIILALMRYPLMSLGVIFRIHWQALKLWLKGVPFHSKPKPPELEVSR; encoded by the coding sequence ATGTCAGATGCAAAGATTAACTTTGGAGTAGTAAAGCACCAGCGCTTACGTCCGGCCAAGAATGCTTTTGGCTATGGCGTATTTACTGTTTCTATTCCCATGCGCGCTCGTAGCGTTAATCCTGACTTACTTCATCATCACGGCTTAAGTGATAACCGTTGGGGTCTGTGTGCTTTTTTTGATAAGGATCACGGTCTAGGAGAGCCAAATAGTCTTGCCTGGATAGAAAGGATTCTTGCAGAGAATCACATACACAATATTGACGGAGAGATTTGGCTGCAGACTTTTCCAAGAGTCCTAGGTTATGTTTTTAATCCAGTCAGCTTTTGGATCTGCACCCGTGCCAACGGCAAAGTACAGGCAGTGTTAGCTGAGGTCAACAATACTTTTGGTGAGCGTCATTGTTATTTGCTATACAAAGATTCTGGTGAGGCCCTACGCTCCGGAGAAACACTCACCAGCAAGAAGGTATTTCATGTTTCACCGTTTTGCGAAGTTCGGGGTGATTACCACTTCCGCTTTCTCTTCCCTCAAGATAGTAGTAGTGGCAAAAATAGTGTCTGCCGCATTGAGCTACATGAGGACGGCGAGCCTCTGATCAACACCAGCATCAGCGGTACTAGCCGCCCACTCAGCAAAGCCAATATCATTCTGGCCCTCATGCGCTATCCTTTAATGAGTTTAGGAGTGATTTTCCGTATTCACTGGCAAGCATTGAAATTGTGGCTAAAAGGTGTACCCTTTCACTCAAAACCCAAACCACCAGAACTTGAAGTCAGCAGATGA
- a CDS encoding SAM-dependent methyltransferase, with protein MNRPGQSLLSRLNFSRPQGRASASPQYQISTKTLLTLLTQLSSGHLKLILPNGEMREFGNHSDTLHAEIHILEWSVFKEIMSHGDIGFAESYIQGKWNTPDLKALLELAIRNRTILEKAIYGNWYGSIFYRLKHWLRDNSKAGSRKNIHAHYDLGNAFYTLWLDPTMSYSSAWFSEGDKQALADAQRAKIGRILDSLQTKSGDHVLEIGCGWGGVMEESLRSNRAITGLTLSTEQKAFAEKRLTAVQTQISNPPAFEVRLQDYRDCQEKFDGIASVEMFEAVGEKHWPEYFETVAHCLKAGGKACIQTIVIAEDLFDRYRRNTDFIQQYVFPGGMLPSRASFKASAAKAGLKVEQEFAFGVDYSKTLCIWRDNFNQKLNEVRQLGFDEAFIRLWNFYLMYCAAGFTERNIDVVQFTLSHQPPQASSDALSS; from the coding sequence ATGAATCGTCCCGGACAATCCCTTCTCTCTAGATTAAATTTTTCTCGTCCACAAGGTCGAGCTAGTGCTTCGCCGCAATATCAAATCAGCACCAAGACACTTCTGACCCTACTCACCCAACTGAGTAGCGGGCATTTGAAGCTGATTTTGCCAAATGGTGAAATGCGTGAATTTGGTAATCACAGCGATACCTTGCATGCTGAAATCCACATTTTGGAGTGGTCAGTATTTAAAGAGATCATGTCGCATGGTGATATTGGTTTTGCTGAGAGCTACATCCAAGGCAAATGGAATACGCCTGATCTCAAAGCACTGCTTGAGCTTGCCATCCGTAATCGCACTATTTTAGAAAAAGCCATCTATGGCAATTGGTATGGCTCTATTTTTTATCGCCTGAAACATTGGCTTAGAGACAACAGCAAAGCGGGTAGTCGCAAGAATATCCATGCACATTACGATCTTGGTAACGCCTTCTATACGCTTTGGCTTGACCCCACGATGAGTTATTCCAGCGCCTGGTTCTCAGAAGGCGATAAGCAAGCTTTAGCTGATGCACAGCGTGCAAAGATTGGGCGCATTCTCGACTCTCTGCAAACAAAGTCTGGAGATCATGTTTTAGAAATTGGCTGCGGTTGGGGCGGAGTGATGGAAGAGTCTCTGCGTAGCAATCGAGCTATTACTGGCCTGACTTTATCTACGGAACAAAAAGCGTTCGCAGAAAAGCGTTTGACTGCCGTACAAACCCAAATATCTAACCCTCCAGCGTTTGAAGTTCGCCTTCAGGACTATCGTGATTGCCAAGAAAAATTTGATGGGATCGCTTCAGTCGAAATGTTTGAAGCAGTCGGTGAGAAGCACTGGCCAGAGTATTTTGAAACTGTTGCTCATTGCCTCAAGGCTGGCGGTAAAGCCTGCATTCAAACTATTGTGATCGCAGAAGATCTCTTTGATCGCTACCGTCGCAATACCGACTTTATTCAGCAATATGTCTTTCCTGGCGGTATGTTACCCTCGCGAGCGAGCTTTAAAGCGAGTGCAGCTAAGGCCGGACTAAAAGTCGAACAAGAATTTGCCTTTGGCGTCGATTACTCAAAAACACTTTGCATTTGGCGTGATAACTTTAATCAAAAACTAAATGAGGTACGTCAGCTAGGCTTTGATGAAGCATTCATTCGCCTTTGGAACTTCTACCTCATGTATTGCGCTGCTGGCTTCACGGAGCGTAATATTGATGTGGTGCAATTCACATTAAGTCATCAACCCCCACAAGCATCTTCCGATGCGCTAAGCTCATGA
- a CDS encoding SDR family NAD(P)-dependent oxidoreductase yields MKQQGIDQFPGKRVWVIGASSGIGEACAKALLSQGAKVALSSRRVERLNEIALMGQIDQTLVIPLDVTDDVQLQDGYKTILNAWGGIDLLLFVSGMYVPLRADNFDIKIAEKTIDANLLGPMRAVALTLPEMLKARSGHIAIVGSVAGYSGLPKALAYGPSKAAIINFCENLYYDLLPTGVSVHMISPGFVATEATAQNDFEMPALITADVAAQEILSGIQKGEFDIHFPKRFSRFLKFLRILPYPIYFWIVRRFVKI; encoded by the coding sequence ATGAAACAACAAGGTATTGATCAGTTCCCTGGAAAAAGGGTCTGGGTCATTGGAGCCTCTAGCGGAATTGGCGAAGCTTGCGCAAAAGCATTGCTATCCCAAGGCGCCAAAGTTGCCCTTTCCAGTCGAAGAGTCGAGCGTTTAAACGAAATCGCCCTGATGGGACAGATTGATCAAACGCTCGTTATTCCGCTAGATGTCACAGATGACGTACAACTTCAGGATGGCTACAAAACCATCTTGAATGCTTGGGGTGGAATTGATCTTCTACTGTTTGTATCGGGGATGTATGTCCCGCTACGCGCAGACAACTTTGATATCAAAATTGCTGAAAAAACCATCGATGCAAATTTGCTGGGACCCATGAGAGCGGTTGCGTTAACGCTTCCTGAGATGCTGAAGGCTCGCTCAGGACATATTGCCATTGTTGGCAGCGTTGCAGGGTATAGCGGCTTACCAAAAGCATTAGCATATGGCCCAAGCAAAGCTGCCATCATCAATTTTTGTGAGAATTTATATTACGACTTACTGCCAACTGGAGTCAGCGTACATATGATCTCCCCTGGGTTTGTTGCTACAGAGGCTACTGCTCAAAATGATTTTGAAATGCCGGCACTGATTACTGCTGATGTAGCAGCCCAAGAGATTTTGAGCGGCATTCAAAAAGGGGAATTTGATATTCACTTCCCAAAACGATTCTCAAGATTCTTAAAATTTCTCAGAATCTTGCCGTACCCAATCTACTTTTGGATCGTGCGCCGCTTCGTCAAAATTTAA
- a CDS encoding thiol:disulfide interchange protein DsbA/DsbL translates to MISFSKRFIVVLALLSLSSFANAQGQKVEEGFDYRILPVSQPVETKGKVEVIEFFWYGCPHCYDFEPELSSWVKRQPKDVVFRRVPVAFRDDFMPHSQLFYALEAMGKGDAFNEKVMYAMHKENKRLLTENEIADWVASQGIDRNTFLATYRSFAVISKARAAKQMAEAYRIDGVPTIVMQGKYVTSPSIAGSKAKAIVVMDYLVEKIRKDKYKQ, encoded by the coding sequence ATGATTTCATTTAGCAAAAGATTCATTGTCGTATTAGCACTCCTTTCTTTAAGTAGTTTTGCTAATGCGCAAGGCCAAAAAGTTGAAGAAGGTTTTGATTACCGCATATTGCCCGTTTCACAACCTGTGGAAACTAAGGGGAAAGTAGAGGTTATTGAATTCTTTTGGTATGGTTGCCCGCATTGCTATGACTTTGAGCCTGAGCTGAGTAGCTGGGTAAAGCGTCAGCCTAAAGATGTTGTATTTCGTAGAGTTCCTGTGGCCTTCCGTGACGACTTTATGCCGCACAGCCAACTGTTCTATGCCTTAGAGGCAATGGGCAAAGGCGATGCTTTTAATGAAAAAGTGATGTATGCGATGCATAAGGAAAATAAGCGTCTATTAACTGAAAATGAAATCGCTGATTGGGTTGCATCTCAAGGCATTGATCGCAATACCTTCTTAGCTACTTATCGATCCTTTGCAGTGATTTCTAAAGCACGCGCTGCTAAGCAGATGGCTGAAGCCTATCGTATTGATGGAGTGCCTACCATCGTCATGCAAGGCAAGTACGTTACATCTCCTTCTATTGCTGGATCTAAAGCTAAGGCGATCGTTGTAATGGATTATTTAGTAGAAAAAATCCGCAAAGATAAGTACAAGCAGTAA
- a CDS encoding SPOR domain-containing protein — protein sequence MMKTPNQQISPIQSLSRVDSQNGQYGGTILGFILGLGAGLGIAFVIAFYLSKNTPQERPGMRAPNLPLMMKPSPAPAEGEAAAPSEPVDLNKPLQGKSPAPASADPIGDLVNGKKSAEKPADAASAKSDSIYFLQVGAFVKRADADAQKANLAIQGIQAQLSEVTSDGNTLWRVRVGPYNSVEESNSVRDKLSGMGIKPTLIKSSKS from the coding sequence ATGATGAAAACACCGAATCAACAAATTAGCCCTATTCAGTCTCTGAGCCGCGTCGATAGCCAAAATGGCCAATACGGTGGCACAATCCTCGGCTTCATTTTGGGTCTGGGCGCCGGTCTTGGAATAGCTTTTGTCATCGCCTTTTATCTTTCAAAAAATACGCCTCAAGAAAGACCTGGCATGCGCGCCCCCAATCTGCCGTTAATGATGAAGCCTTCGCCAGCGCCCGCTGAAGGTGAGGCAGCTGCTCCGTCCGAACCGGTCGACTTAAATAAGCCACTCCAAGGTAAATCACCCGCTCCTGCTTCAGCAGATCCGATTGGTGATTTAGTCAATGGTAAGAAATCTGCAGAGAAGCCAGCAGATGCAGCTTCAGCAAAATCAGACTCAATATATTTCTTGCAAGTCGGCGCTTTTGTGAAGCGTGCCGATGCAGATGCACAAAAAGCGAATTTGGCTATTCAAGGAATTCAGGCTCAGTTAAGTGAAGTCACCAGCGATGGAAATACTCTTTGGCGTGTGCGCGTTGGGCCATATAACAGTGTTGAAGAGAGCAACTCAGTACGAGATAAATTGAGTGGCATGGGCATTAAACCAACTTTGATTAAATCCAGTAAATCATGA
- the argS gene encoding arginine--tRNA ligase: MLSTNKNRLIEMLSAALAGLAQERGLGEAPAPRLERPKAVDHGDVACNIALQLSKAWKLNPRELAQALVERLQQQAGFGQLIASCEIAGPGFINFRLSNAAKTAVVEEILSAGPHFGESVPSAGSVQSAMIEFVSANPTGPLHVGHGRQAALGDALANLLATQGIKVHREFYYNDAGVQIANLALSVQARLQGLKPGDTNWPEQAYNGEYIAEIAAAFKASPEFKEDIESIRQFAVAYLRNEQDIDLKTFGVKFDCYYLESSLYTDGSVAQIVGDLQSIGKTYESEGALWLKSTDDGDDKDRVMRKSDGTFTYFVPDVAYHTSKWNRGFEKVINVQGSDHHGTIARVRSGLQGVAQKRGWDIPKTYPEYVLHKMVTVMRNGEEVKISKRAGSYVTVRDLVEWSGGITPEMTSDERELALQRGRDAVRFFLISRKADTEFVFDIDLALQQNDENPVFYVQYAHARISSILQQWGGQTSDLNKADLSLLQSKASDHLLRRLAEYPEVLTAAAEELAPHALAFYLRDLAGDFHTFYNADRVLVDDQNLKLARLALLSATRQVLQNGLKVLGVSAPAKM; the protein is encoded by the coding sequence ATGTTGTCGACCAATAAAAATCGTTTAATTGAAATGCTGAGCGCTGCTCTAGCAGGCTTGGCTCAGGAACGCGGCCTAGGGGAGGCGCCTGCCCCCCGTCTGGAGCGCCCTAAGGCTGTTGACCATGGGGATGTTGCTTGCAATATTGCCCTCCAGCTTTCCAAGGCTTGGAAGCTAAATCCACGCGAGCTTGCACAGGCTTTGGTGGAGCGCTTACAGCAACAGGCTGGCTTTGGGCAGCTAATTGCATCTTGTGAAATCGCTGGGCCTGGTTTTATTAATTTCCGCCTTAGTAATGCTGCCAAAACTGCAGTAGTGGAAGAGATACTTTCCGCTGGGCCTCATTTTGGTGAATCTGTCCCAAGTGCTGGATCTGTCCAAAGCGCCATGATTGAGTTTGTTTCTGCCAATCCAACCGGTCCACTACATGTTGGCCATGGTAGGCAAGCAGCCCTTGGCGATGCCTTGGCCAACTTATTGGCAACCCAAGGAATTAAAGTACACCGCGAGTTTTATTACAACGACGCTGGTGTCCAAATTGCGAACTTAGCTTTATCAGTTCAAGCGCGCTTACAGGGTTTAAAGCCGGGCGATACCAATTGGCCTGAACAAGCTTACAACGGCGAATACATTGCGGAGATTGCCGCAGCATTTAAAGCCTCCCCAGAATTTAAAGAAGATATTGAATCGATTCGTCAATTTGCTGTTGCGTATTTGCGTAATGAACAAGACATTGATCTAAAAACTTTTGGCGTGAAATTTGATTGCTATTACCTAGAGTCTTCTCTGTACACCGACGGCAGTGTTGCACAAATCGTTGGTGATTTACAAAGCATCGGTAAGACCTATGAATCCGAAGGCGCTCTTTGGTTAAAGAGTACAGATGATGGCGACGATAAGGATCGTGTCATGCGCAAGTCAGATGGCACTTTCACCTACTTTGTGCCTGATGTTGCGTATCACACCAGTAAATGGAATCGTGGCTTTGAGAAAGTCATTAATGTTCAAGGTAGCGACCACCATGGCACGATTGCCCGTGTGCGCTCAGGCTTACAGGGCGTAGCGCAGAAACGTGGTTGGGATATCCCCAAAACATATCCAGAATATGTTTTGCACAAGATGGTTACCGTCATGCGCAATGGTGAAGAAGTTAAGATTTCTAAGCGTGCTGGTTCTTATGTCACTGTACGTGATTTAGTTGAATGGTCTGGAGGCATTACTCCAGAGATGACATCGGACGAAAGAGAGCTTGCGTTACAACGCGGTCGTGATGCTGTGCGCTTTTTCTTGATCTCGCGTAAGGCAGATACTGAGTTCGTATTTGATATTGATTTAGCATTGCAACAAAATGATGAGAACCCAGTTTTCTATGTTCAGTATGCGCATGCTCGTATTAGTTCAATCTTGCAGCAATGGGGTGGACAAACGTCGGATTTAAACAAGGCCGATTTATCACTATTGCAAAGTAAAGCATCTGATCATTTACTGCGTCGTTTAGCAGAATATCCAGAAGTGCTTACTGCGGCTGCAGAAGAATTGGCTCCTCATGCATTGGCTTTTTATCTGCGAGATTTAGCGGGTGACTTCCATACCTTCTATAACGCTGATCGGGTATTGGTGGATGATCAGAATTTGAAGCTAGCCCGCCTTGCCTTGCTTTCAGCAACTCGCCAGGTCTTGCAAAATGGCCTAAAAGTACTCGGAGTATCCGCGCCAGCAAAGATGTAA
- a CDS encoding DUF1840 domain-containing protein — protein sequence MIYQFRSKAGPDVIMLADLTKRIFDILGRPLEPRGILTVEQLPDLITALETAILKDLEERAKANDETEKGAEKPKLADRLGQRAYPFLELMKQAKAKDEPVMWGV from the coding sequence ATGATCTATCAATTTCGCTCAAAAGCTGGTCCAGATGTCATCATGCTGGCGGACCTGACTAAACGAATTTTTGATATTTTGGGGCGCCCTCTGGAGCCTCGCGGCATACTGACGGTAGAGCAACTACCAGACCTGATCACTGCACTAGAAACTGCCATACTCAAAGATCTTGAGGAGCGAGCCAAAGCAAATGACGAGACCGAGAAGGGCGCTGAAAAGCCTAAATTGGCAGATCGTCTCGGACAACGTGCTTACCCATTTCTAGAACTCATGAAGCAGGCTAAAGCCAAAGACGAACCAGTTATGTGGGGCGTTTAG
- the metH gene encoding methionine synthase, with translation MSKIDKKAMALMKLSGLEPFNVTADVGFVNIGERTNVTGSKAFSRMILNNQFDEALVVARQQVENGAQVIDINMDEAMLDSEAAMTRFLNLIASEPDIARVPIMIDSSKWSVIEAGLKCIQGKPIVNSISLKEGEEPFRHQARLIRRYGAASVVMAFDEVGQADTFQRKTEICQRCYEILVNEIGFPAEDIIFDPNIFAIATGIEEHDNYAVDFINATRWIKENLPGAKVSGGVSNVSFSFRGNDRVREAIHTVFLYHAIQAGMDMGIVNAGQLGVYADLDPELRERVEDVVLNRFKEKDGKTPTERLLDIADQFKGGGAKQVENLVWREALVRERLTHALVHGITTFIEEDTEELRAEIMGAGGRPIEVIEGPLMDGMNVVGDLFGAGKMFLPQVVKSARVMKQAVAILIPYIEEEKRQHIAAGGEAKAKGKIVMATVKGDVHDIGKNIVTVVLQCNNFEVANMGVMVPCAEILKRAKEENADIVGLSGLITPSLEEMTYVAQEMQRDDWFRERQIPLMIGGATTSRVHTAVKIAPHYDGPVVYVPDASRSVSVASSLLSDESAKKFIQDLRDDYVRIREQHANKKAAPTISLTAARKNREMIDWSSYVPEKPKFIGRRVFKNFALSDIAKYIDWTPFFQTWDLAGKFPAILDDEVVGVEARKVFEDAKVLLDKLIKGQWLQADAVVAFYPANTVGDDIVLYSDEAREHPLFVWHNLRQQSERPVVDGVRRPNRCLADYVAPKDSGVADYLGCFAVTTGHGVEKKVAEFQAKHDDYSAIMLKALADRLAEAFAELMHHRVRTDLWGYASDEILTNDQMINEEYRGIRPAPGYPACPAHEVKEDLLRVIGSEDIGMTLTESMAMNPASSVSGFYLAHPDARYFNVGKLSDDQVEDLAKRRGQSVEDTRRQLASLLD, from the coding sequence ATGAGCAAGATCGATAAAAAAGCAATGGCACTAATGAAGCTTTCTGGTCTCGAGCCATTTAATGTTACCGCTGATGTAGGCTTTGTGAATATTGGTGAACGTACAAACGTCACAGGTTCTAAAGCATTTTCCAGAATGATTTTGAATAATCAATTTGATGAAGCGCTGGTGGTGGCCCGTCAGCAAGTGGAGAATGGCGCCCAAGTCATTGACATCAATATGGATGAGGCGATGTTGGATTCTGAAGCAGCGATGACGCGCTTCCTGAATTTGATTGCATCCGAACCTGATATTGCACGCGTTCCTATCATGATCGACTCCTCTAAGTGGAGTGTCATCGAAGCGGGTTTGAAGTGCATTCAAGGTAAGCCCATTGTGAATTCGATCTCCCTAAAGGAGGGCGAAGAGCCTTTCAGGCATCAGGCTCGCTTAATTCGTCGCTATGGCGCTGCCTCTGTGGTCATGGCCTTTGATGAAGTAGGACAAGCAGATACCTTTCAGCGTAAGACTGAAATCTGTCAGCGTTGCTATGAAATTTTGGTAAATGAAATTGGCTTCCCTGCTGAAGACATTATTTTTGACCCGAATATTTTTGCAATTGCTACGGGCATTGAAGAGCACGATAACTATGCGGTCGACTTTATTAATGCTACACGTTGGATTAAAGAAAACCTCCCGGGCGCCAAGGTAAGCGGTGGTGTTTCCAATGTGAGCTTCTCATTCCGCGGCAATGATCGCGTGCGTGAAGCTATTCACACAGTATTCTTGTATCACGCTATTCAAGCTGGTATGGATATGGGCATTGTGAACGCAGGCCAATTGGGCGTATATGCCGATCTAGACCCCGAGTTGCGTGAGCGTGTTGAGGATGTTGTCCTCAATCGCTTTAAAGAGAAGGATGGCAAAACACCAACTGAACGTCTGTTAGATATTGCAGATCAATTTAAAGGTGGTGGTGCGAAACAGGTTGAGAATTTGGTATGGCGCGAGGCCCTCGTTCGTGAGCGCTTAACTCATGCTTTAGTACATGGTATTACGACATTTATCGAAGAAGATACTGAAGAGTTGCGTGCAGAGATCATGGGTGCTGGCGGTAGACCAATTGAAGTCATTGAAGGCCCCCTCATGGATGGTATGAATGTCGTTGGCGATTTGTTTGGCGCCGGCAAAATGTTCTTACCTCAAGTAGTCAAGAGTGCCCGTGTGATGAAACAAGCGGTTGCTATTTTGATTCCATACATTGAAGAAGAAAAGCGTCAACATATTGCCGCTGGTGGTGAAGCCAAAGCCAAGGGCAAAATTGTGATGGCGACTGTGAAGGGTGACGTGCACGATATCGGCAAGAATATTGTGACGGTTGTTCTGCAATGTAATAATTTTGAAGTAGCCAATATGGGTGTAATGGTTCCATGTGCAGAGATTTTGAAGCGCGCCAAGGAAGAGAATGCTGATATCGTTGGTTTATCAGGCTTGATTACGCCATCTCTCGAAGAAATGACCTATGTCGCACAAGAAATGCAGCGTGACGATTGGTTCCGTGAGCGTCAAATCCCCTTAATGATTGGTGGTGCTACTACTTCGCGGGTTCATACTGCCGTGAAGATTGCCCCTCACTACGATGGTCCAGTAGTGTACGTTCCTGATGCTTCCCGCTCAGTATCTGTTGCCTCTAGTCTGCTTTCAGATGAAAGTGCCAAGAAATTTATTCAAGATCTGCGTGATGACTATGTGCGTATTCGTGAGCAACATGCGAACAAGAAAGCTGCCCCAACGATTTCATTGACTGCTGCACGCAAAAATCGCGAGATGATTGATTGGTCTTCTTATGTTCCGGAGAAGCCAAAATTTATCGGACGCCGTGTATTTAAAAACTTTGCCTTGAGTGATATTGCTAAATACATTGACTGGACACCATTCTTTCAGACTTGGGATTTGGCTGGCAAGTTTCCTGCAATCCTAGATGATGAAGTAGTTGGTGTTGAGGCGCGCAAAGTATTTGAAGATGCCAAGGTGCTGCTCGACAAGCTGATTAAAGGCCAATGGCTACAAGCTGATGCGGTGGTTGCTTTCTATCCTGCTAATACAGTCGGGGACGATATTGTTTTGTATAGCGATGAAGCGCGCGAACACCCATTATTTGTTTGGCACAATTTGCGTCAACAGTCTGAGCGTCCGGTTGTAGATGGGGTGCGTAGGCCGAATCGTTGCTTAGCTGATTACGTTGCGCCAAAAGATTCTGGCGTTGCTGACTACCTTGGTTGCTTTGCAGTGACCACAGGCCACGGTGTTGAAAAGAAGGTTGCCGAGTTTCAAGCTAAGCATGATGACTACAGTGCCATTATGTTGAAAGCCTTAGCTGATCGGTTAGCCGAAGCATTTGCAGAATTAATGCATCATCGTGTGCGTACTGATTTGTGGGGCTATGCAAGCGATGAGATTCTGACTAATGATCAGATGATCAACGAGGAATATCGCGGTATTCGTCCAGCACCTGGTTACCCAGCTTGCCCCGCACATGAGGTCAAAGAAGATTTATTGCGCGTCATTGGCTCAGAAGATATTGGTATGACGCTGACTGAGTCTATGGCTATGAATCCAGCTTCAAGTGTGAGTGGTTTCTATTTGGCTCATCCAGATGCACGTTATTTCAACGTGGGCAAGTTATCGGATGATCAAGTTGAAGACTTGGCAAAGCGTCGTGGACAGAGCGTAGAGGACACCCGTCGCCAATTGGCGAGCTTGCTAGACTAA